The Pedobacter ginsengisoli region AATCAGCAGGCTACCAAATTCTTTGTTTCTGCTTTATTGTTCCCTCAAACCATTGATATTTTAAAAACCCGTGCAAATCCTTTTGGAATTGAATTGGTGATTGGAGATCATGAATCATTTGAATTAAATGAAGAGTTTTTTGGAGCAATTATTCAATATCCTGCAGGAAACGGAGAAGTATTTGATTACACCGGCTTTGCTCAAAAAGCACATGAAAAAAATGTAAAAGTTACAGTTGTTGCCGACTTGCTAAGTTTAACCCTGTTAACTCCTCCGGGAGAATGGGGTGCAGATGTTGTAGTTGGTACTACCCAGCGTTTCGGTATCCCAATGGGATTTGGTGGTCCACATGCTGCTTTCTTTGCAACTAAGGATGAGTACAAACGCTCAATTCCGGGACGTATTATTGGTGTAACTATCGACAGCAATAACAACTATGCTTTGCGCATGGCTTTGCAAACAAGAGAACAGCATATCCGCAGAGATAAAGCTACTTCTAACATTTGTACTGCACAGGCACTATTGGCTATTATGGCTGGGTTTTATGCTGTTTACCATGGCCCTAAAGGATTAAAACTTATTGCAGAGCGTACGCATGGATTAGCTATTACTTTAGCTAAATCATTAGAGAAAATAGGATACAAACAGTTAAATAAAGTTTATTTCGATACCATTCAGTTAGATCTTGGCGATTTAGTTGATTCTATTCACAGAGAATGCATCGACAATGAAATCAACCTTAACTATAATGGTAGTGTGGTTACCATAGCTCTGGATGAAACTACCTCAGTTGAAGATGTAAAGCTTTTAACTAAAATATTCTCGAAGGTAAAAGCAATTGCTGCTGATGCTGTTGAATTAGCTGATAAAAATATTGAGACTGTAATTCCTGCAAATTTACAACGTACATCTGCATACTTAACTCATCCGGTATTTAATGCGCACCATTCTGAACATGAAATGTTGCGTTATATCAAATCATTAGAGACTAAAGATCTTTCTCTTTGTCATTCAATGATTGCTTTAGGTTCATGTACAATGAAACTTAATGCAACAACCGAGATGATCCCGGTTACATGGCCTGAATTTGGTAAAGTGCATCCTTTTGCCCCTGCTGATCAGGTAGCTGGTTATTATACTGTATTTAATGAGCTTGACAGATGGTTGAGCGAAATTACCGGTTTTGCTGCCATGAGCTTACAACCAAATGCTGGTGCACAGGGTGAATATGCAGGCCTAATGGTAATCAGAGCCTATCACCAGGATCGTGGAGATGCTCATCGTAACATCGCTTTAATTCCTTCTTCAGCCCATGGAACTAATCCAGCTTCTGCGGCAATGGCCGGAATGAAGATTGTGGTTGTAAAATCACTGGAAAACGGGAACATTGATGTTGAAGATTTAAAAGCTAAGGCTGTTGAGCATGCGGCAAATCTTTCATGCTTAATGGTTACCTATCCTTCTACACATGGCGTGTTTGAAGAGAGTATAGTAGACATTTGTAATGTTATCCATGAAAATGGCGGACAGGTTTATATGGATGGAGCCAATATGAATGCTCAGGTTGGTTTAACCAGCCCTGCAAATATTGGCGCCGACGTTTGTCACCTTAACCTGCACAAAACATTCTGTATTCCTCACGGTGGTGGTGGTCCTGGTATGGGTCCTATTGGTGTTGCAAAACATCTTGTTCCTTATTTACCCGGACATGCTGTGGTAGATATAAATAATGAAAAATCCATTCATGCAGTTTCTTCGGCACCATGGGGTTCAGCTTCAATTCTGATCATATCTCATGCTTATATTGCAATGATGGGTGGTGAAGGATTAACCAACGCTACAAAATATGCAATACTAAATGCCAACTATATGAAAGGCCGTTTTGAGCAGCATTATCCTGTATTGTATTCGGGAGCTAATGGCCGTTGCGCACATGAAATGATCTTAGATTGCAGAGGATTTAAAAACTTCGGGATTGAGGTTGTTGACATTGCAAAACGTTTGATGGATTACGGATTTCATGCCCCTACTGTATCTTTCCCTGTTGCCGGAACACTAATGGTTGAGCCAACTGAAAGCGAACCTAAACATGAGTTAGATCGTTTCTGTGATGCTTTAATTGCCATCAGAAATGAAATCACTGCAGTTGAAACAGGTGAACTGGATAAAACTGATAACCCACTAAAAAATGCCCCGCATACTGCAGCTGTAGTTACTGGAAATGAGTGGAACCATGGTTATAGCAGACAAACTGCCGCCTTCCCTTTACCTTATGTAGCTGCTTATAAATTCTGGCCATCGGTTGGAAGAGTAAATGATTCATTTGGAGACAGATCATTAGTTTGTGCTTGTCCGCCAATTGAAAGCTATGCTGAAGATTTAGCCTAAAAACTTATCATAAGTCAATTTAGGTCTTTAAACCTTTTGATACATTTGTCTTCTAAAATGTATCAAAAGGCTAAAAAAAGCTTTAGTATTAAAAACTCAAATTATAGTACAATGAAATTAAAAATCACTTCGCTGGCATTACTACTAATCGTATTTTTCTCATCAGCATTTATTGCTCCTGTATTTAAGCCAACTACCTATAAAGTGGATGTTGAGAAATCATCATTAACCTGGGTTGGTAAAAAACTCACT contains the following coding sequences:
- the gcvP gene encoding aminomethyl-transferring glycine dehydrogenase; protein product: MSLNIHYQEDFKDRHIAPNIDDTNAMLTTLGVGSIDELIEQTVPQKIRLKQPLNLPKAKSETDYLNSLRQTASLNKVFKSYIGQGYYDTLTPGVILRNVMENPGWYTQYTPYQAEIAQGRLQALLNFQTMVIDLTGMEIANASLLDEGTAAAEAMFMQYSLRKNQQATKFFVSALLFPQTIDILKTRANPFGIELVIGDHESFELNEEFFGAIIQYPAGNGEVFDYTGFAQKAHEKNVKVTVVADLLSLTLLTPPGEWGADVVVGTTQRFGIPMGFGGPHAAFFATKDEYKRSIPGRIIGVTIDSNNNYALRMALQTREQHIRRDKATSNICTAQALLAIMAGFYAVYHGPKGLKLIAERTHGLAITLAKSLEKIGYKQLNKVYFDTIQLDLGDLVDSIHRECIDNEINLNYNGSVVTIALDETTSVEDVKLLTKIFSKVKAIAADAVELADKNIETVIPANLQRTSAYLTHPVFNAHHSEHEMLRYIKSLETKDLSLCHSMIALGSCTMKLNATTEMIPVTWPEFGKVHPFAPADQVAGYYTVFNELDRWLSEITGFAAMSLQPNAGAQGEYAGLMVIRAYHQDRGDAHRNIALIPSSAHGTNPASAAMAGMKIVVVKSLENGNIDVEDLKAKAVEHAANLSCLMVTYPSTHGVFEESIVDICNVIHENGGQVYMDGANMNAQVGLTSPANIGADVCHLNLHKTFCIPHGGGGPGMGPIGVAKHLVPYLPGHAVVDINNEKSIHAVSSAPWGSASILIISHAYIAMMGGEGLTNATKYAILNANYMKGRFEQHYPVLYSGANGRCAHEMILDCRGFKNFGIEVVDIAKRLMDYGFHAPTVSFPVAGTLMVEPTESEPKHELDRFCDALIAIRNEITAVETGELDKTDNPLKNAPHTAAVVTGNEWNHGYSRQTAAFPLPYVAAYKFWPSVGRVNDSFGDRSLVCACPPIESYAEDLA